The Teredinibacter sp. KSP-S5-2 genome includes a window with the following:
- a CDS encoding CBS domain-containing protein, producing MQSILIKDFMDSNPHAIHQDTSISEAVKMLVTQQITGAPVIDDNKHLVGFVSEQDCIKEMLNDAFYHNESPSVKNVMSTNVKTVTPGTSLLHVAETMAKSPPKNYPVVEESKLVGVISRRLVLKALCEIS from the coding sequence ATGCAATCGATATTGATTAAAGATTTCATGGATAGCAACCCTCATGCCATCCATCAGGATACAAGCATCAGTGAAGCAGTAAAAATGCTTGTTACTCAACAAATTACCGGCGCACCGGTTATTGATGATAACAAGCATCTAGTGGGGTTTGTTTCTGAGCAGGACTGTATAAAAGAAATGCTCAATGACGCGTTCTATCATAACGAATCTCCGTCCGTTAAAAACGTGATGAGCACCAACGTTAAAACAGTCACACCTGGGACGTCACTGCTGCATGTAGCAGAAACCATGGCCAAATCGCCACCCAAAAACTACCCGGTAGTTGAGGAGAGCAAACTGGTTGGCGTGATATCAAGACGTCTGGTGTTGAAAGCACTCTGCGAAATCAGCTAA
- a CDS encoding pyridoxine 5'-phosphate synthase: MAIQLSVNLNKIALLRNSREGDFPNVETYGKLALDAGANGLTVHPRPDQRHIRPEDTRSLAELVKAYPGTEFNIEGNPTAPASGSYPGLIELVRESQPDQCTFVPDSDGQKTSDHGFDLKKDAELVAPLIQQVQNLGVRVSLFMDPDLEQIQLAKDIGADRIELYTGPFAWAFEQSEAEGQAVFQVHSEAAAFAQSIGLGINAGHDLNLENMVLYKNLPGLQEVSIGHALTVDALNMGFTPAVQAYKKVCS; this comes from the coding sequence GAAGGCGATTTTCCCAATGTTGAAACCTACGGCAAGTTAGCGCTTGATGCCGGAGCCAACGGGTTAACTGTCCACCCTCGCCCGGATCAACGGCATATACGACCAGAAGACACCCGATCACTGGCTGAGCTGGTAAAAGCATACCCGGGAACAGAGTTTAATATTGAAGGCAACCCCACTGCCCCCGCAAGCGGCAGTTACCCTGGGCTGATCGAGCTAGTCAGAGAAAGCCAACCAGATCAGTGTACCTTTGTACCAGATAGCGATGGTCAGAAAACATCGGATCATGGGTTTGACCTTAAAAAAGATGCCGAGTTAGTCGCCCCATTAATTCAGCAAGTGCAAAATCTGGGGGTACGGGTTTCTTTGTTTATGGACCCGGACCTAGAACAAATTCAACTGGCCAAGGACATAGGAGCAGACAGAATCGAGCTTTATACCGGCCCATTTGCCTGGGCTTTTGAGCAATCTGAAGCTGAAGGGCAAGCCGTATTCCAGGTTCATAGCGAAGCTGCCGCCTTTGCACAAAGCATCGGCCTGGGTATTAACGCAGGCCACGACCTGAACCTGGAAAATATGGTGCTTTATAAGAATTTGCCCGGTTTACAGGAGGTCTCCATCGGCCATGCCCTGACCGTTGATGCGCTAAATATGGGCTTTACCCCCGCAGTTCAGGCATACAAGAAGGTTTGCAGCTAG